From the Acidimicrobiales bacterium genome, the window CTCGCCGCCGCGCCGATCCCCATGGCGTCGTTCTCCCTCGCCGACGCCCACGACCTCGAGGTGGGTGTCGCCGGGAGCCGCTTCCGCCTCGGTCGCCACCGGGTGCACCTGCGGCTCGGAGGGGTGTTCAACGTGCGCAACGCGCTCGGCGCGGCCGTGGCGGCGCGCGCCCTCGGCGTCGAGGCAGCGGCCATCGTCGAGGGGCTCGAGGCGGCCGCGCCGGTCCCCGGGCGGTTCGAGGCGATCCCGGGCCCGAGCGGCGTGACCGTGGTCGTCGACTACGCGCACACGCCGGCCGCTCTCGAGCAGGTGCTCCAGGCGGCGCGGGGGTGCCCGGCGTCCCGCTCCCGAAGCGGCAGGGTGATCGCCGTCTTCGGGTGCGGGGGCGAGCGCGACCGGGGGAAGCGCCCGGCGATGGGCGCCGTGGCGGCGAGGCTCGCGGACCTCGTCGTGCTCACCTCGGACAACCCCCGCAGCGAGGACCCGCTCGCCATCATCGGGGAGATCCGCGCCGGCATGCCCGCGGGCACGCCCCACCTCCTCGAGGTGGACCGACGGGCGGCGATCGCGGCCGCGCTGCGTGCGGCACGCCCCGGCGACGTCGTCGTCGTCGCGGGCAAGGGGCACGAGAGGTCCCAGGAGGTCGCCGGGCGCTCGCTGCCCTTCGACGACCGCGAGGTCGTCCGGGCCTCGGTCGCGGCCCTCGGCCTCGGGGAGGCCGCGGCGCGGTGATCGCCATCTTCACGGCCGGTGGCGTGGCGCTCCTCATCGCTGGCTTCGGGACCCCGGTGCTGCTTCGCTGGCTGTCCAGCCGGCGCATCGGCCAGCAGATCAGGGAGGACGGTCCGGCGATCCACCTCGTGAAGGCCGGCACGCCGACGATGGGCGGCCTCGCGATCATCGCCGCGGTGGCGGGGGGCTACTTCCTCGGCCACGTCGGCACGCACGTACCGTTGTCCGCTGGTGGCGTCCTCGTCGTGGCCGCGGTCGTCCTCGCCGGCGCGATCGGCTTGGCGGACGACTGGCTGAAGGTCCGGCGCCGGCGCAGCCTCGGCCTCAACAAGCGGGCGAAGCTCGCCCTCCAGCTCGCCGTCGGCGTCGGCTTCTCGCTCGCCGCCGTCTACCTCGCCGGCGCTCGCACGACGCTCTCGTTCACCCGCTTCGACGTCCCCGGCATCGCGCTCGGGGCCGGCGTGTGGACCGTGTGGGCCACCTTCGTCATCGTCGCCGAGGCGAACGCCGTCAACCTCACGGACGGGCTGGACGGGCTGGCTGCGGGGTCGTCGGCGTTCAGCTTCACCTGCCTCACGCTGATCGGCTACTGGGAGTTTCGCCACGCCCACCTCTACGGGGTCGCCCATCGGGGGCTCGACGCCCTCGATCTGGCGCTCGCGGCGATCGCGATGGGTGGGGCCTGCGTCGGGTTCCTCTGGTGGAACGCGGCGCCGGCGCGCATCTTCATGGGCGATACCGGCTCGCTCGCCATCGGCACGGGGCTCGCCTGCATCGCGCTCGAGCTCAACCTGGCCCTCCTGCTGCCGGTCATCGGCGGGCTCTTCCTCGTCGTCACGCTCTCGGTCGTCGCGCAGGTGGTCGCGTTCCGCTGCTTCGGCACCCGTATCTTCCGCATGGCGCCGCTCCACCATCACTTCGAGCTCGTCGGCTGGCCGGAGACGACCGTCATCGTGCGGTTCTGGATCTTCTCCGGGCTGTGCACCGCGGTCGCCCTCGGGGTCTTCTACGCCGACTTCCTCGGGGTGCGGAAGCTGTGAGCGGGCCCGGCGCGTCCCTTCGGAGGGTCCTCGTCGTGGGCTTCGCGCGCACGGGCAGGGCCGTCGCCGAGCTCCTCGTCCGGCGCGGCGTCGCGACGGTCGCGCTCGACGACGCGCCCGGCGCGCCGGCGCTCGCTGCCGCCGAGGGCCTCGGGGTCGAGCTGCGCCCGACGCCGCCGGACGCCGACCTGCGGCGGCTGCTCGAGCAGGTCGACCTCGTCGTCGTGAGCCCGGGGATACCGCCGCGGCATCGCGCGATCGAGCTCGCGCCGAGCGGAGCGGTCGTCTCCGAGCTGGAGCTCGCCTATCGGCTCGGCGTGCCACCGATCGTCGCGGTGACGGGGACGAACGGCAAGACGACCGTCACCGGCCTCGTCGCGACCATGCTCGCAGCCTCGGGCGTGCGTGCCCGCGCCCTCGGCAACATCGGGGAGCCGCTCGTCACCGCCGTGGGGCGGCGCGACCTCGACGTCGCCGTCGTCGAGGTCTCGTCGTTCCAGCTGGCCTTCACGCAGCGCTTCCGGCCCGCGGTCGCCACCTGGCTCAACCTCGCCGAGGACCACCTCGACTGGCACCCGAGCCTCGAGCACTACGTCGCCTCGAAGGCGCGGGTGTGGACCAACCAGCAAGGCGACGATGTCGCCGTCGCCAACGCCGAGGACCCCGTCGTGCGCGAGGCCGCCCGGCTCGTCCGGGGTCGGCTCGTCCGCTTCGGGCGCGACGCCGGCGAGTACCGCGTCGAGGGCGACGCGCTCGTCGGCCCATCCGGCGAGCCGCTCATCCGGCGCGCCGACCTCCGGCGGGCGCTGCCCCACGACGAGCTGAACGCGCTCGCGGCGCTCGCCACGGCGCTCGAAGCCGGCGCGGAACCGGACGCCTGCCGCGGCGCGCTCGAGCGCTTCGAGCCGCCCCCGCACCGCGTCGAGTTCGTCGCGAGCGTCGACGGCGTCGACTACTACGACGACTCGAAGGCGACGACGCCGTCGGCGGCTCGGGCTGCCCTCGAGGGGTTCGAGCGGGTCGTGCTCATCGCTGGCGGGCGGAACAAGGGGCTCGACCTCTCGGCGATGCGGCCGGCGCGCGGGCACGGCGGGTCGGCGCGCCCGAGCGCCGTCGTGGCCATCGGCGAGGCCGCCGACGAGGTCGCGGCGGCGTTCGAGGAGCTGTGCCCCGTGGTGCGCGCCGGGTCGATGCGCGAGGCCGTCGAGGCCGCCTCGCGGCTCGCGGCGAGCGGCGACGCGGTCCTGCTCTCGCCTGGCTGCGCCTCGTTCGACTGGTACCGGTCCTACGAGGAGCGCGGCGAGGACTTCGCCCGGGCGGTCCTCGAGCTCGCGAGCGACCGGGCGACCGGCGCGCGGAGGGGCGCCTGATGGCCTCGCCGCAGCGGCGGCTGCCGAGACCTGCACCGGCGCGGGTCCCGGGGGCGCCGCGCCTTCGGGTCATCACCGGGGGCGCCGGCGCGCCACGGCCGAGCGCGCACGCCCCGGCGACGACACGGACCCCCGCGGCGGGCGACGCTCGGCGCATCACCGCCCTGGCCGCGCTCCTCACCGCGTTCGGCCTCGTCATGGTGCTGTCCGCCTCGCCGGTGGTCTCGATCGTCGACTACGGCTCCGCCTGGTCGCTCTTCGAGCGGCAGCTGCTGTGGAGCGTGCTCGGCGTGCTCGGCTTCGCGCTCGCCCGCCGGGTCGACCTCGCCCGCCTGCGACGGCTCGCCGTGCCGCTGCTCGTGGGGACGACCCTGCTCCTCCTCGCCGTGCTCGCGCCCGGTATCGGCCGCAGCGCCGGTGGCTCGAGCCGCTGGATCGGCGCGGGCTTCGTCCGGATCCAGCCCTCGGAGCTCGCGAAGCTCGCCTTCGTGCTCTTCGCCGCCGACCTCGTGTGCCGGCGCGCCGGCGCACGCGACGAGCTGCGCGAGATCGTGCGGCCGCTCGCCCTCGTGCTCGCGTTCCTCGGCGTCCTGATCCTGAAGCAGCCCGACATGGGGACCGCGATCGTCCTCGTGTGCATCTGCGGGCTCGTGCTCTTCGCCGGCGGGGTGCGGACGCGGCTGCTCGTCGGCGGGCTCGGGCTCGTCGCGCTCGCCGGCGGGGCGCTGGCGCTCGCAGCCCCGTACCGGCGCGCGCGGCTGCTCTCGTTCGTCAACCCGTTCGCGCACGCCACCACGACCGGCTACCAGGTGGTCCAGTCCCTCGCCGCGCTCGGCTCGGGGCACCTCACCGGTGCCGGCTTCGCGGGGTCGGCCACCACCTACGGGCTGCTGCCGAACGCGCAGACGGACTTCATCTTCGCCGTCGTCGGCAACGAGCTCGGGCTCCTCGGCGCCGTCGGGGTCGTCCTCGCCTTCCTCGCCTTCGGCTGGGTGGGGCTGCGCATCGCCGCGCACGCGCCCGATCGCTTCTCCGCGCTCGTCGCGGTCGGCGTCACGGGCTGGATCGTGTGCCAGGCGCTCATCAACATCGGCGGCGTGACCGGCATCCTCCCCGAGACGGGCATCCCCCTGCCGTTCCTCTCCTTCGGCGGCTCCTCCCTCGTCGTCGTGCTCGTCGCGAGCGGCCTCCTCGCGAACGTCGCGCGGGCGCGGGCCACCCAGGAGGAGGGCGCGCCGTGACCGCTCGCGGCGAGGCGCTGTTCATCACGGGAGGCGGGACGGCCGGCCACGTGCTGCCGGCGCTCGCCATCGCCGACGCCCTCGTGGCGAGCGGCGTCGAGCGTTCGGCGCTGCGCTTCGTCGGGTCGCGCCGGGGAATGGAGGCGCAGCTCGTCCCGCCGCGCGGCATCGCCCTCACCCTCCTGCCCGGCCGGGGGGTCGTCCGCCGTCCGACGCCCGCGAGCGCCGCGGCGCTGGCAGGCCTCGGCGTCGCCCTCGCGCGCGCCCTCGTGCTCGTCGCCTGGCACCGGCCGCGCGCGGTCGTGAGCCTGGGCGGCTACGCAGCGCTCGCCTGCTCGCTCGCGGCCGCGGCGCTGCGCCGGCCGCTCGTCGTCGTGAACGTCGATGCGGTGCCGGGCGCCGTGAACCGGGTCACCGGCCGCTTCGCCCGGGTCTGCGCCGTCGCCTTCACCGGCACGCCGCTGCCGCGCGCGGTGGTGACCGGGGCGCCGGTGCGTCCCGAGGTGCTCGGCGTCGACCGCTCGCCCGAGGGGCGAGCCTGCGCGCGCCGGCGCCTCGGCGTCGGAGACGGCGCCCTCGTGGCGGTCGTCGGCGGGTCGCTCGGCGCCCGGCGCCTCAACGACGCGGCCCTCGACCTGGCGAGGCGCCTCGCGGGCCGCAGCGATCTGCTCCTCTACCACGTCGCCGGTGCCCGCAACCTCGAGGAGGTCGGCCGCCGGCGCGCCGCGCTCGGCTCGCCGAGCGGGTCCGTCGCCTACCGCCTCGTCGGCTTCGAGGAGCGGATGCCCGAGCTGCTCGCCGCGGCGGACCTCGTGGTGTGCCGAGCCGGCGCGTCGACGGTCGCCGAGCTCGCGGTCGTCGGCACGCCGAGCATCCTCGTGCCGCTGCCCGGCGCGCCCGGCGACCACCAGCGTCGGAACGCCGACGCGCTCGCGCGCGCGGGGGGCGCCATCGTCCTCGACGACGCGGCGTGCACCGGCGAGCGCCTCGCGGGGCTGGTCGAGGAGCTGCTCGAGGATCCCGCTCGCCTGGCGGAGATGTCCCGGGCCGCGCGTACCCTCGGCCGGCCGGACGCCGCCGCGGCGATTGCGCGCCTCGTCGCCGAGGTAGCCGCGGCGCCGCCGAGCGGACGGGTGCCGGGCGGGCGTGGGGCGCGCCACGGCGAGGAGCGCTCGCCGGGCGCTGGCGCGAGGAGCGCTCGCCGGTGAGCGCCCCGGACCTCAGCCGGCCGCGGCGCGTCCATGTCGTCGGGATCGGGGGCGCGGGGATGA encodes:
- a CDS encoding UDP-N-acetylmuramoyl-L-alanyl-D-glutamate--2,6-diaminopimelate ligase; the encoded protein is MGREPPRVDLGRLVEAVQPLAVLGDPGGVEVRAVVFHHAEVVAGSLFCCIPGARHDGHDYARAARDAGAVAFVCERSLGAAAGPAVQLVVAPGGARQAMARAACAFYGHPARAMRCVGVTGTDGKTTTTYLLRSILERYGWPTLVVGTLDGGRTTPEAPELQRRLAEARDAGVRACAIEVSSHALALGRVEGMRFDVGVFTNLSPEHLDFHGSLEAYFEAKASLFTPERCRFGVANADDEHGARLLAAAPIPMASFSLADAHDLEVGVAGSRFRLGRHRVHLRLGGVFNVRNALGAAVAARALGVEAAAIVEGLEAAAPVPGRFEAIPGPSGVTVVVDYAHTPAALEQVLQAARGCPASRSRSGRVIAVFGCGGERDRGKRPAMGAVAARLADLVVLTSDNPRSEDPLAIIGEIRAGMPAGTPHLLEVDRRAAIAAALRAARPGDVVVVAGKGHERSQEVAGRSLPFDDREVVRASVAALGLGEAAAR
- the mraY gene encoding phospho-N-acetylmuramoyl-pentapeptide-transferase; its protein translation is MIAIFTAGGVALLIAGFGTPVLLRWLSSRRIGQQIREDGPAIHLVKAGTPTMGGLAIIAAVAGGYFLGHVGTHVPLSAGGVLVVAAVVLAGAIGLADDWLKVRRRRSLGLNKRAKLALQLAVGVGFSLAAVYLAGARTTLSFTRFDVPGIALGAGVWTVWATFVIVAEANAVNLTDGLDGLAAGSSAFSFTCLTLIGYWEFRHAHLYGVAHRGLDALDLALAAIAMGGACVGFLWWNAAPARIFMGDTGSLAIGTGLACIALELNLALLLPVIGGLFLVVTLSVVAQVVAFRCFGTRIFRMAPLHHHFELVGWPETTVIVRFWIFSGLCTAVALGVFYADFLGVRKL
- the murD gene encoding UDP-N-acetylmuramoyl-L-alanine--D-glutamate ligase codes for the protein MGFARTGRAVAELLVRRGVATVALDDAPGAPALAAAEGLGVELRPTPPDADLRRLLEQVDLVVVSPGIPPRHRAIELAPSGAVVSELELAYRLGVPPIVAVTGTNGKTTVTGLVATMLAASGVRARALGNIGEPLVTAVGRRDLDVAVVEVSSFQLAFTQRFRPAVATWLNLAEDHLDWHPSLEHYVASKARVWTNQQGDDVAVANAEDPVVREAARLVRGRLVRFGRDAGEYRVEGDALVGPSGEPLIRRADLRRALPHDELNALAALATALEAGAEPDACRGALERFEPPPHRVEFVASVDGVDYYDDSKATTPSAARAALEGFERVVLIAGGRNKGLDLSAMRPARGHGGSARPSAVVAIGEAADEVAAAFEELCPVVRAGSMREAVEAASRLAASGDAVLLSPGCASFDWYRSYEERGEDFARAVLELASDRATGARRGA
- the ftsW gene encoding putative lipid II flippase FtsW; translated protein: MASPQRRLPRPAPARVPGAPRLRVITGGAGAPRPSAHAPATTRTPAAGDARRITALAALLTAFGLVMVLSASPVVSIVDYGSAWSLFERQLLWSVLGVLGFALARRVDLARLRRLAVPLLVGTTLLLLAVLAPGIGRSAGGSSRWIGAGFVRIQPSELAKLAFVLFAADLVCRRAGARDELREIVRPLALVLAFLGVLILKQPDMGTAIVLVCICGLVLFAGGVRTRLLVGGLGLVALAGGALALAAPYRRARLLSFVNPFAHATTTGYQVVQSLAALGSGHLTGAGFAGSATTYGLLPNAQTDFIFAVVGNELGLLGAVGVVLAFLAFGWVGLRIAAHAPDRFSALVAVGVTGWIVCQALINIGGVTGILPETGIPLPFLSFGGSSLVVVLVASGLLANVARARATQEEGAP
- a CDS encoding UDP-N-acetylglucosamine--N-acetylmuramyl-(pentapeptide) pyrophosphoryl-undecaprenol N-acetylglucosamine transferase, whose product is MTARGEALFITGGGTAGHVLPALAIADALVASGVERSALRFVGSRRGMEAQLVPPRGIALTLLPGRGVVRRPTPASAAALAGLGVALARALVLVAWHRPRAVVSLGGYAALACSLAAAALRRPLVVVNVDAVPGAVNRVTGRFARVCAVAFTGTPLPRAVVTGAPVRPEVLGVDRSPEGRACARRRLGVGDGALVAVVGGSLGARRLNDAALDLARRLAGRSDLLLYHVAGARNLEEVGRRRAALGSPSGSVAYRLVGFEERMPELLAAADLVVCRAGASTVAELAVVGTPSILVPLPGAPGDHQRRNADALARAGGAIVLDDAACTGERLAGLVEELLEDPARLAEMSRAARTLGRPDAAAAIARLVAEVAAAPPSGRVPGGRGARHGEERSPGAGARSARR